One bacterium genomic window, TAGATTTCTCGTTCTATGATGAGCTGATCCCGGACGGCGCTCACCCCAGGGGCATGGGCGGCGGATTCGACGACCGCTTGCTTCTCTTGCCACGAGTGAACTCGTCCCGACAGCGTGACCTCTCTGCCTTGTACCTTCACGACGATGCGTTTAGCCTCATGCTCCGCCCGACGCGCCAGGGCGTGCTCGATGGTTTCGCGGACCTTTTCAGGACCAGGATGCTCGAGTGGCAATACGCCGATGTTGTTAATCACGCCCACTACGCCGGAC contains:
- a CDS encoding BON domain-containing protein, which gives rise to QALEWNVFVPHERIQSTVSNGMVTLTGTVDRWTQCDEAHRAVSKLSGVVGVINNIGVLPLEHPGPEKVRETIEHALARRAEHEAKRIVVKVQGREVTLSGRVHSWQEKQAVVESAAHAPGVSAVRDQLIIEREI